A single window of Balaenoptera acutorostrata chromosome X, mBalAcu1.1, whole genome shotgun sequence DNA harbors:
- the AKAP4 gene encoding A-kinase anchor protein 4: MSDNNIDWLHSHKSMCKVDLYSPIGQHDQDQKVICFVDVSTLNMEDKDSKDAAGSNSRGDLNLGSLEEEEIIVIKDTEKQDSPKMEIVCLFKRAPSNPGSVLNRLLSDLQKYTLCFQHALSPSSSSCRHKLGDTEGKCHKLPSGNCYRFYADQLKMDYVAKGPQGQHLEMTASKNTSNNQSPSTSPAKSPSNQRAVISPDGECSTDDPSFCVNRLSPLVIQMAHKKIKEKLEGGSKCLHHSIYPPSGDKGKNSPCSAVSKITSEMAHDAVEVTSAERRGLPEVSAKAAEKGYSVGDLPQEVMKFTKEQPRDEAVGNGLENNC; this comes from the exons atGTCTGATAATAATATTGACTGGTTACATAGCCACAAGAGCATGTGCAAGGTAGACCTCTACAGCCCAATAGGACAGCACGATCAGGACCAGAAAGTG ATATGCTTTGTTGATGTGTCCACCCTCAACATGGAAGATAAAGATTCTAAG GATGCTGCTGGTTCCAATTCAAGAGGTGACTTAAACCTGGGGAGtctggaagaagaagaaattattgTGATCAAGGATACTGAGAAGCAAGACTCACCTAAG ATGGAGATAGTGTGCCTTTTCAAACGAGCTCCTTCTAATCCTGGAAGTGTCCTCAATCGTCTACTCAGTGATCTTCAGAAGTACACCTTGTGTTTCCAACATGCACTTAGCCCCTCATCCTCCAGCTGTAGACATAAACTAGGAGACACAGAGGGCAAATGTCACAAACTGCCCTCTGGGAACTGCTACAGATTCTATGCCGatcaactgaaaatggattaCGTGGCCAAAGGACCTCAAGGCCAACATCTGGAAATGACAGCGTCCAAAAACACCAGCAATAACCAGAGTCCTTCCACCTCACCAGCCAAATCTCCTAGCAATCAGAGGGCAGTTATCTCCCCTGATGGAGAATGTTCTACGGATGACCCTTCCTTCTGTGTCAACCGACTATCTCCTCTGGTGATCCAGATGGCCCATAAGAAAATCAAGGAGAAGTTGGAAGGTGGAAGCAAATGTCTTCATCATTCAATCTATCCACCCAGTGGGGACAAAGGGAAAAACAGCCCTTGTAGTGCTGTGAGCAAGATCACTTCTGAAATGGCCCATGATGCTGTGGAAGTGACCTCTGCAGAAAGGCGGGGC CTTCCTGAAGTTTCAGCTAAAGCAGCAGAGAAGGGGTACAGTGTAGGAGATCTTCCTCAAGAGGTCATGAAGTTCACCAAGGAACAACCACGGGATGAAGCCGTGGGAAACGGGCTAGAAAACAACTGCTAG